In Epinephelus lanceolatus isolate andai-2023 chromosome 13, ASM4190304v1, whole genome shotgun sequence, the following are encoded in one genomic region:
- the bpnt1 gene encoding 3'(2'),5'-bisphosphate nucleotidase 1 isoform X2, with product MSAGPAVVMRVVASAYAVAEKAGAIVRKVLHSGELGIVEKTGANDLQTLADRLAQQSICASLSRRFPKLTIIGEEELPAEEIKEDLIESGHSEEILQKTCPAEYSGLKEEELVVWVDPLDGTKEYTEGLLDNVTVLIGIAYGGKAIAGVINQPFYNYQLGAGATLGRTMWGMLGLGAFGFQLQEVPGDKRIVTTTRSHSNKLVMDCVDAMEPHEVLKVGGAGNKIIQLVEGKASAYVFASPGCKKWDTCAPEAILHAVGGKLTDMHGNAYCYNANVKHMNSAGILATLHHHEYYVSRVPQSVLQALKSD from the exons ATGTCTGCAGGTCCTGCTGTGGTGATGAGGGTGGTGGCTTCAGCCTATGCTGTGGCTGAGAAGGCCGGGGCCATTGTGAGGAAGGTGCTTCACAGTGGTGAGCTTGGCATTGTGGAAAAG ACCGGAGCTAACGATCTGCAGACACTGGCAGACAGACTGGCACAGCAGAGCATTTGTGCGTCACTTTCCAGACGTTTTCCCAAACTCACCATCATTGGAGAGGAG GAGCTCCCAGCTGAGGAAATAAAGGAAGATCTTATTGAGAGCGGCCACTCAGAGGAAATCCTTCAGAAGACATGTCCAGCAGAGTATAGcgggctgaaagaggaggag CTAGTTGTGTGGGTCGATCCCCTCGATGGCACAAAGGAATACACTGAAG GGCTCCTGGATAATGTGACAGTGCTCATTGGTATCGCATACGGAGGCAAAGCTATAGCAGGTGTCATCAACCAGCCTTTCTACAACTACCAG CTCGGAGCAGGAGCCACTTTAGGAAGAACCATGTGGGGAATGCTGGGATTGGGCGCCTTTGGATTTCAGCTGCAGGAAGTTCCAGGAGACAAACGCATTGTCACCACCACACGTTCCCATAGCAACAAGCTGGTAATGGACTGTGTAGACGCCATGGAGCCTCACGAAGTTTTAAAAGTGGGTGGAGCTGGAAACAAG ATCATCCAGCTCGTTGAAGGAAAGGCTTCTGCTTATGTCTTCGCCAGTCCAGGCTGCAAGAAGTGGGACACGTGCGCTCCTGAGGCCATTCTGCACGCTGTTGGAG GTAAACTGACTGACATGCATGGCAATGCATACTGCTATAATGCTAATGTAAAGCACATGAATTCTGCCGGCATTCTCGCGACGCTACACCACCACGAGTACTACGTCAGCAGGGTGCCACAGTCAGTGCTGCAAGCCCTCAAGTCAGATTGa
- the bpnt1 gene encoding 3'(2'),5'-bisphosphate nucleotidase 1 isoform X1, translated as MSAGPAVVMRVVASAYAVAEKAGAIVRKVLHSGELGIVEKTGANDLQTLADRLAQQSICASLSRRFPKLTIIGEEELPAEEIKEDLIESGHSEEILQKTCPAEYSGLKEEELVVWVDPLDGTKEYTEASRCLHHHTEAQIPNKWLDTSQLHSTALWLLDNVTVLIGIAYGGKAIAGVINQPFYNYQLGAGATLGRTMWGMLGLGAFGFQLQEVPGDKRIVTTTRSHSNKLVMDCVDAMEPHEVLKVGGAGNKIIQLVEGKASAYVFASPGCKKWDTCAPEAILHAVGGKLTDMHGNAYCYNANVKHMNSAGILATLHHHEYYVSRVPQSVLQALKSD; from the exons ATGTCTGCAGGTCCTGCTGTGGTGATGAGGGTGGTGGCTTCAGCCTATGCTGTGGCTGAGAAGGCCGGGGCCATTGTGAGGAAGGTGCTTCACAGTGGTGAGCTTGGCATTGTGGAAAAG ACCGGAGCTAACGATCTGCAGACACTGGCAGACAGACTGGCACAGCAGAGCATTTGTGCGTCACTTTCCAGACGTTTTCCCAAACTCACCATCATTGGAGAGGAG GAGCTCCCAGCTGAGGAAATAAAGGAAGATCTTATTGAGAGCGGCCACTCAGAGGAAATCCTTCAGAAGACATGTCCAGCAGAGTATAGcgggctgaaagaggaggag CTAGTTGTGTGGGTCGATCCCCTCGATGGCACAAAGGAATACACTGAAG CGTCGAGGTGTCTACACCACCACACTGAGGCCCAGATACCAAACAAATGGTTGGACACCTCTCAGCTTCACAGCACAGCTCTCT GGCTCCTGGATAATGTGACAGTGCTCATTGGTATCGCATACGGAGGCAAAGCTATAGCAGGTGTCATCAACCAGCCTTTCTACAACTACCAG CTCGGAGCAGGAGCCACTTTAGGAAGAACCATGTGGGGAATGCTGGGATTGGGCGCCTTTGGATTTCAGCTGCAGGAAGTTCCAGGAGACAAACGCATTGTCACCACCACACGTTCCCATAGCAACAAGCTGGTAATGGACTGTGTAGACGCCATGGAGCCTCACGAAGTTTTAAAAGTGGGTGGAGCTGGAAACAAG ATCATCCAGCTCGTTGAAGGAAAGGCTTCTGCTTATGTCTTCGCCAGTCCAGGCTGCAAGAAGTGGGACACGTGCGCTCCTGAGGCCATTCTGCACGCTGTTGGAG GTAAACTGACTGACATGCATGGCAATGCATACTGCTATAATGCTAATGTAAAGCACATGAATTCTGCCGGCATTCTCGCGACGCTACACCACCACGAGTACTACGTCAGCAGGGTGCCACAGTCAGTGCTGCAAGCCCTCAAGTCAGATTGa
- the saysd1 gene encoding SAYSvFN domain-containing protein 1: MEQKLAEFRARRQAESTVKKSADPPCRAQAEADTDAQTHTTSTTDSLQTEETGNTTATTQSPQRKDRSDWLLDSALGRWLASRQIVLSNIILLKLLLWLVLLGLFVELEFGLPFFVISLFYWLYEGLRSPAAREPGELSAYSVFNPDCQPLLGSLTAEQLEGEMGYRPLANR; encoded by the exons ATGGAGCAGAAGCTGGCAGAGTTCAGAGCCAGACGACAGGCTGAAAGCACCGTGAAGAAGAGTGCTGATCCGCCGTGCAGAGCACAGGCAGAGGCGGACACAGATGCTCAGACTCACACAACATCAACTACTGACAGTCTGCAAACAGAAGAGACGGGAAATACCACAGCTACAACTCAGAGCCCCCAGAGGAAG GACCGCAGTGACTGGCTGCTGGACAGCGCTCTGGGAAGATGGCTGGCCTCGAGACAAATTGTCCTCTCAAACATTATTTTGctcaaactgctgctgtggCTGGTGCTGCTCGGTCTGTTTGTCGAACTGGAGTTCGGGCTGCCTTTCTTCGTCATCTCGCTCTTCTACTGGCTCTATGAGGGACTCCGTAGCCCCGCTGCTCGTGAGCCTGGAGAACTGAGCGCTTATTCTGTCTTCAACCCGGACTGTCAGCCTCTGCTGGGCTCTCTCACTGCAGAGCAGCTGGAGGGAGAGATGGGTTACAGACCTCTGGCTAACAGATGA